One genomic region from Lysobacterales bacterium encodes:
- the ppk2 gene encoding polyphosphate kinase 2, whose translation MKIKKKDYEELLKPMQRELVQVQRWLQNTGTRVVVLLEGRDAAGKGGVINAIANTLNPRACRVVALPKPSDRERTQWYFQRYVSELPAAGEIVLFDRSWYNRAGVEKVMGYCSEVEYERFLVQAPAFEKMLVDDGLLLFKYWLAVDQEQQEERFAERAADPLKRWKLSPVDLAARAKYAEYGNAREAMFRATHTAHAPWWLIDFNDQRRGRLNLIRHFIDHLPSHSAAEPDIQFEPLPEPLLKERFEGAVQPIADRFKGANGNGH comes from the coding sequence ATGAAGATCAAGAAAAAGGACTACGAAGAGCTGCTGAAGCCCATGCAGCGCGAGCTGGTGCAGGTGCAGCGCTGGCTGCAGAACACCGGCACGCGGGTGGTCGTGCTTCTGGAGGGCCGCGACGCCGCCGGCAAAGGCGGCGTCATCAACGCCATCGCCAACACCCTGAATCCGCGCGCCTGCCGGGTGGTGGCCCTGCCCAAGCCCAGCGACCGCGAGCGCACGCAGTGGTACTTCCAGCGCTACGTGTCCGAGCTGCCCGCGGCCGGCGAAATCGTGCTGTTCGACCGCAGCTGGTACAACCGAGCCGGCGTCGAGAAAGTCATGGGCTACTGCTCGGAAGTCGAGTACGAGCGCTTCCTCGTGCAGGCGCCGGCCTTCGAGAAGATGCTGGTCGACGATGGCCTGCTCTTGTTCAAGTACTGGCTGGCGGTCGACCAGGAGCAGCAGGAGGAGCGCTTTGCCGAACGCGCCGCCGACCCGCTGAAGCGTTGGAAGCTGAGCCCGGTGGACCTCGCCGCGCGCGCGAAGTACGCCGAGTACGGCAACGCGCGCGAGGCCATGTTCCGCGCGACACATACAGCGCATGCGCCGTGGTGGCTGATCGATTTCAACGACCAGCGCCGCGGCCGCCTGAACCTGATCCGCCACTTCATCGACCACCTGCCCAGCCACAGCGCGGCGGAGCCGGACATCCAGTTCGAGCCTCTGCCGGAGCCGCTGCTGAAGGAGCGATTCGAAGGCGCGGTGCAGCCGATCGCCGATCGCTTCAAGGGCGCGAACGGCAACGGGCATTGA
- a CDS encoding cyclomaltodextrin glucanotransferase, with protein MQIRPLVLALSLTLLAACGSEAPAPEAAAPAVPAVAAVDRFIGTTEPFASEAVYFVVTDRFVNGDPSNDQREQGGERGTFDIPLKWEDGRTDNVGYLGGDFKGLLDHAGYIREMGFSALWITPIVDNPDEAFTGGEPITQTSFLTDRGKSGYHGYWAKNFYTVDEHLPSEGLDFRAFTAAMKSSGLKIVLDIVANHGSPGWSMPVDQPEFGRLYDASGTLIADHGNLPPDQLDPANNPLHAFYNVKPDLAQLSDFNEANPAVMDHLVGAYLQWIEQGAYAFRIDTVRHVKPEFWRVFAERIRAKHPGFFMFGEVFDYEAAKTAMYTHPENGGMSVLDFALKKALLEVFENEGSDFAALTPALYLKDGPYANPYELMTFYDNHDMARMNASDTGFINAHHWLFTARGIPVIYYGSEIGFERGAVEHNGNRNYFGVEGIEAARSHPIRQGLIRVAQLRQRLPALQRGLQFNLKLEGDEAAFYRVLQTEDTNQTALVLLNKSAEPRAIALGQHLQPGDWKDAESGEVIKLGSEARIEVPANGLRVLLWEAPLSDAALLAALRAQAG; from the coding sequence ATGCAGATCCGTCCGCTCGTCCTCGCCCTCTCGCTCACCCTGCTGGCTGCCTGCGGCAGCGAGGCGCCTGCGCCTGAGGCAGCAGCCCCCGCAGTGCCTGCTGTCGCCGCGGTCGATCGCTTCATCGGCACCACCGAGCCCTTTGCCTCCGAGGCCGTGTACTTCGTCGTCACCGACCGCTTCGTCAATGGCGACCCGTCCAACGACCAGCGCGAACAGGGCGGCGAGCGCGGCACCTTCGATATCCCGCTGAAATGGGAGGACGGGCGCACCGACAACGTCGGCTACCTCGGCGGCGACTTCAAGGGCCTGCTGGACCACGCCGGCTACATCCGCGAGATGGGCTTCTCCGCGCTGTGGATCACGCCCATCGTCGACAACCCCGATGAAGCCTTCACCGGCGGCGAGCCGATCACCCAGACCAGCTTTCTGACCGATCGCGGCAAGTCGGGCTACCACGGCTACTGGGCCAAGAACTTCTACACCGTGGACGAGCATCTGCCGAGCGAGGGCCTGGACTTCCGCGCCTTCACCGCGGCGATGAAGAGTTCGGGCCTGAAGATCGTGCTCGACATCGTCGCCAATCACGGCTCGCCGGGCTGGTCGATGCCGGTGGACCAGCCGGAGTTCGGTCGACTCTACGACGCCAGCGGAACCCTGATCGCCGACCACGGCAACCTGCCGCCGGATCAGCTCGATCCGGCCAACAACCCGCTGCACGCCTTCTACAACGTCAAGCCGGATCTGGCCCAGCTGTCCGACTTCAACGAGGCCAACCCGGCGGTGATGGACCATCTCGTCGGCGCCTACCTGCAGTGGATCGAGCAGGGCGCCTATGCCTTCCGCATCGACACCGTGCGCCATGTGAAGCCGGAGTTCTGGCGCGTGTTCGCCGAGCGCATCCGCGCCAAGCATCCGGGCTTCTTCATGTTCGGCGAGGTGTTCGACTACGAGGCGGCGAAGACGGCGATGTACACGCACCCCGAGAACGGCGGCATGAGCGTGCTCGATTTCGCGCTGAAGAAGGCGCTGCTCGAAGTCTTCGAGAACGAGGGCTCGGACTTCGCCGCGCTGACGCCGGCGCTGTACCTGAAAGACGGCCCGTACGCGAACCCCTACGAGCTGATGACCTTCTACGACAACCACGACATGGCGCGGATGAACGCCAGCGACACCGGCTTCATCAATGCCCACCACTGGCTGTTCACCGCGCGCGGCATCCCGGTCATCTACTACGGCTCGGAGATCGGCTTCGAGCGCGGCGCGGTCGAGCACAACGGCAACCGCAACTACTTCGGCGTCGAAGGCATCGAGGCTGCTCGCAGTCACCCGATCCGCCAGGGCCTCATCCGCGTCGCCCAGTTGCGCCAGCGCCTGCCGGCGCTGCAGCGCGGCCTGCAGTTCAACTTGAAGCTTGAAGGCGACGAGGCTGCGTTCTATCGCGTGCTGCAGACCGAAGATACGAACCAGACCGCGCTGGTGCTGCTGAACAAGTCGGCCGAGCCGCGCGCCATCGCACTGGGCCAGCATCTGCAGCCCGGCGACTGGAAGGATGCCGAAAGCGGCGAAGTCATCAAGCTCGGCAGCGAGGCGCGCATCGAGGTGCCGGCCAACGGTCTGCGCGTGCTGCTGTGGGAGGCGCCGCTGAGCGATGCGGCGCTGCTTGCGGCGCTGCGCGCGCAGGCGGGCTGA
- a CDS encoding glutamyl-tRNA reductase gives MLALGLSHQTAPVALREKVAFGPERLPAALAALLARPGVEEAAVVSTCNRTEIYCSVGEGFEGEPARWLAESHGLELDSLRSCLYQHQDGEAVRHLFRVATGLDSLVLGEPQILGQVKDAWQQARDAGGLRSGLDRLFQHGFAVAKRVRTDTDIGAHPVSVAFAGVRLAQQVFSDLKEASVLLIGAGETIELTARHLLEQQAKRLLVANRTLENAQALAARIGGYALPLSELGRHLHEADIVISATAAREPILHRADLAQALRQRRHRPMFLLDLAVPRDIAEDVATLEDVFLYTVDDLDQVIEENRRSRQAAAREAEAIIDLQVEHFLGWWRAADRQGLIRDIRSQAERERDAVLIRAQQMLAQGKPADEALRYLAHTLTNKLLHAPSARLRQAAQRGELELFRAAEQLFQGAEAGDSAGDESSREPQ, from the coding sequence CTGCTGGCGCTGGGCCTGAGCCACCAGACGGCACCTGTCGCCCTGCGCGAGAAGGTGGCGTTCGGCCCTGAGCGCCTGCCCGCCGCGCTGGCCGCGCTGCTGGCGCGGCCGGGTGTGGAGGAAGCCGCGGTCGTCTCGACCTGCAACCGCACCGAGATCTACTGCAGCGTCGGCGAGGGTTTCGAGGGCGAACCCGCGCGCTGGCTGGCGGAGAGCCACGGCCTGGAGCTCGACAGCCTGCGCAGCTGCCTTTACCAGCATCAGGACGGCGAGGCCGTACGCCATCTGTTCCGGGTAGCCACCGGGCTCGACTCGCTGGTGCTGGGCGAACCGCAGATCCTCGGCCAGGTCAAGGACGCCTGGCAGCAGGCGCGCGACGCCGGCGGTCTGCGCTCGGGGCTCGACCGCCTGTTCCAGCACGGCTTCGCGGTCGCCAAGCGCGTGCGTACCGACACCGATATCGGCGCCCATCCGGTCTCCGTCGCTTTCGCAGGCGTGCGCCTAGCGCAGCAGGTGTTCAGCGATCTGAAAGAGGCCAGCGTGCTGCTGATCGGCGCGGGCGAGACCATCGAGCTGACCGCCCGCCACCTGCTGGAGCAGCAGGCCAAGCGCCTGCTGGTCGCCAATCGCACGCTGGAGAACGCGCAGGCCCTGGCCGCGCGCATCGGTGGCTATGCCCTGCCGCTCAGCGAGCTGGGGCGGCACTTGCACGAAGCCGACATCGTGATCTCAGCCACCGCCGCGCGCGAACCGATCCTGCACCGCGCCGACCTGGCCCAGGCGCTGCGCCAGCGCAGGCATCGGCCGATGTTCCTGCTCGATCTCGCCGTGCCTCGCGACATCGCCGAAGACGTGGCCACCCTAGAAGACGTCTTTCTGTACACCGTCGACGACCTCGACCAGGTGATCGAGGAGAACCGTCGGTCACGGCAGGCCGCCGCGCGTGAGGCCGAAGCCATCATCGACCTGCAGGTCGAGCATTTCCTGGGCTGGTGGCGCGCCGCCGACCGTCAGGGCCTGATCCGCGACATCCGCAGCCAAGCCGAGCGCGAGCGCGACGCCGTGCTGATCCGGGCGCAGCAGATGCTGGCCCAGGGCAAGCCGGCCGATGAAGCCCTGCGCTACCTTGCCCACACGCTCACCAACAAGCTGCTGCACGCGCCCTCGGCGCGGCTGCGCCAAGCCGCACAGCGCGGCGAGCTGGAGCTGTTCCGCGCCGCCGAACAGCTGTTTCAGGGCGCCGAAGCCGGCGACAGCGCTGGCGATGAATCCTCACGCGAACCGCAATGA
- the prfA gene encoding peptide chain release factor 1 — MSPSIRRKLDALAERHEEVGLLLAAPEVAADNKRFRELSREYAQLEPLTRALREYDGASAELEAARALLADPDMRDMAQEEIERLQTRLIELDTELGLLLLPRDPRDEANIFLEIRAGTGGDEAAIFAGDLFRMYTRYAEARRWNVELLSASEGEHGGFKEVIARIEGQGAFSALKFESGTHRVQRVPATESQGRIHTSAATVAILPELDEIEDIEIRDADLKVDTFRASGAGGQHVNKTDSAIRMTHLPTGIVVECQDERSQHKNRARALSLLKARLLDEQRSQQTQAQAESRRLQVGSGDRSQRIRTYNFPQGRVTDHRVNLTLYRLPEIVAGDLGELIQTLTREAQVDELKLLGQ; from the coding sequence ATGAGCCCAAGCATCCGCAGAAAACTCGACGCACTCGCCGAGCGCCACGAAGAGGTCGGTCTGCTGTTGGCGGCCCCTGAAGTCGCCGCCGACAACAAGCGCTTCCGCGAACTCTCGCGCGAGTACGCCCAGCTGGAGCCGCTGACCCGCGCCCTGCGCGAGTACGACGGCGCCAGCGCCGAGCTGGAGGCCGCGCGCGCCCTGCTCGCCGACCCTGACATGCGCGACATGGCGCAGGAGGAGATCGAGCGCCTGCAAACGCGCCTGATCGAGCTCGACACCGAGCTGGGCCTGCTCCTGCTGCCGCGCGATCCACGCGACGAGGCCAATATCTTCCTCGAGATCCGCGCCGGCACCGGCGGCGACGAGGCGGCGATCTTCGCTGGCGACCTCTTCCGCATGTACACGCGCTACGCCGAGGCGCGGCGCTGGAATGTCGAGCTGCTCTCGGCCAGCGAGGGCGAACACGGCGGCTTCAAGGAAGTGATCGCGCGAATCGAGGGCCAGGGGGCGTTCTCGGCGCTGAAGTTCGAGAGCGGCACCCACCGCGTGCAGCGCGTGCCCGCCACCGAAAGCCAGGGCCGCATCCACACCTCGGCGGCGACGGTCGCCATCCTGCCCGAGCTGGACGAGATCGAAGACATCGAGATCCGCGACGCCGACCTGAAGGTCGACACCTTTCGCGCCTCGGGCGCCGGCGGCCAGCACGTCAACAAGACCGACTCGGCGATCCGCATGACGCATCTGCCGACCGGCATCGTGGTCGAGTGTCAGGACGAACGCAGCCAGCACAAGAACCGGGCCCGCGCGCTCAGCCTGCTCAAGGCGCGCCTGCTCGACGAGCAGCGCAGCCAGCAGACCCAGGCCCAGGCCGAGTCGCGGCGCCTGCAGGTGGGCTCGGGCGACCGCAGCCAGCGCATCCGCACATACAACTTTCCGCAGGGCCGGGTCACCGACCACCGCGTCAACCTGACCCTGTACCGCCTGCCCGAGATCGTGGCCGGCGACTTGGGCGAGCTGATCCAGACGCTGACCCGCGAGGCCCAGGTCGACGAGCTCAAGCTGCTCGGCCAGTAG